In Lewinellaceae bacterium, a single window of DNA contains:
- a CDS encoding sigma-70 family RNA polymerase sigma factor, with protein sequence MKDIEVIHHYLDTQASRCFSLLYGRYSAKIYSKCISMLKDEALAQDATQEIFTKIFLNLSRFGEKSMFSTWVYSITYNYCIDFLRRKKKQQDIFSDEMEKAAEPADEQTSEKELLEMEISQLKTVLDNIPAGDRAILLMKYQDGMSIKDIAEILDKTESAIKMKIKRAKAKAQQTKHELFKEQLT encoded by the coding sequence ATGAAAGATATCGAGGTGATCCACCATTACCTCGACACCCAGGCATCGAGGTGTTTCAGCCTTCTCTATGGAAGATACTCCGCCAAAATTTACAGCAAGTGTATCTCCATGTTGAAGGACGAGGCGCTGGCCCAGGACGCAACCCAGGAAATCTTCACCAAAATCTTTCTCAACCTATCGAGGTTCGGAGAAAAATCAATGTTTTCTACCTGGGTTTATTCAATTACTTACAACTACTGCATTGATTTCCTGCGGCGAAAGAAAAAGCAGCAGGATATCTTCTCTGACGAGATGGAAAAAGCAGCAGAACCGGCCGATGAGCAAACTTCAGAAAAAGAACTGCTCGAAATGGAAATCAGCCAGTTGAAAACAGTACTCGACAATATCCCGGCCGGAGACCGGGCCATCCTGCTGATGAAATACCAGGATGGCATGTCCATCAAGGATATCGCAGAAATTTTAGACAAGACCGAAAGCGCCATCAAAATGAAGATCAAACGAGCAAAGGCCAAGGCGCAGCAGACGAAGCACGAACTGTTTAAAGAACAACTTACTTAA
- a CDS encoding mechanosensitive ion channel, which produces MIIPLQTDVLNKGINLWAILQDLLVGFASVIPNLIGALAILIIGLIVSKIAARFVRRILVTIGADKLAERLNEIEIVYKSNIQVVPSMLLSKVIYYFLLFIFVVAATEILNMPVISQLMGQILNYIPVLISAMAVFVIGLLISDFLKNMVKTACESLGIPAAGLISSVVFYFLFLNIAMIALSQARIDTEFIQDNLSIILAGVVLAFAIGYGFASRNIVANFLASFYNKGKINVGDTIGIEGVKGKVIRMDNSSIVLEVESREVLIPLSKIASEKIDVFERAQPNAEDA; this is translated from the coding sequence ATGATCATACCCTTACAAACCGATGTCCTGAACAAAGGCATTAACTTATGGGCTATCCTCCAGGACCTGCTCGTTGGTTTCGCTTCAGTGATACCCAACCTCATCGGAGCGCTCGCTATTTTGATCATTGGCCTTATCGTCTCCAAGATTGCCGCCCGCTTTGTCCGGCGCATTCTCGTTACCATCGGCGCCGATAAACTGGCCGAACGGCTCAATGAGATCGAAATCGTTTATAAGAGCAATATCCAGGTCGTGCCGAGTATGCTCCTTTCAAAGGTGATCTACTACTTCCTATTGTTCATCTTTGTAGTGGCCGCCACCGAAATACTGAATATGCCGGTCATCTCTCAGCTGATGGGCCAAATCCTCAACTATATCCCGGTGCTCATCTCGGCTATGGCGGTTTTTGTAATCGGCCTGCTGATCAGCGATTTCCTGAAAAATATGGTCAAAACAGCCTGTGAATCGCTGGGCATACCGGCTGCAGGATTGATCTCCAGCGTGGTCTTTTATTTTCTCTTCCTCAATATCGCGATGATCGCGCTTTCTCAGGCGCGGATCGATACCGAATTCATCCAGGACAACCTCTCCATCATCCTGGCCGGAGTAGTGCTGGCCTTCGCCATCGGTTATGGCTTTGCTTCCCGAAATATCGTAGCCAACTTCCTGGCTTCCTTTTACAATAAGGGCAAGATCAATGTCGGCGATACCATCGGCATTGAAGGCGTAAAAGGCAAGGTCATCCGGATGGATAACTCCTCGATCGTACTGGAAGTGGAAAGCCGTGAAGTGCTGATCCCCCTGAGCAAGATAGCTTCCGAAAAAATCGATGTCTTTGAGCGGGCCCAGCCGAATGCGGAAGACGCATAA
- a CDS encoding DUF3078 domain-containing protein, with protein sequence MYRSLLTFTLLVFFFFSAGAQTEQELKDMKAQKKTELGALEAQVAAIQGEIAGIDKQLLVFPRWETGAFGLIGANLSGFNDWLSRNDPNISTVGLSFSANGFANYFTPKTFWRNGGNLAIGFSKLKETDRDGNVVAETELKSPDVINFSSLFGYKLSEKMAISVLGEYRSTILENFNNPGYLDLGTGITWTPLENLIVVAHPLNYNFVFSDKGSSYESSLGAKIMVDYTKEVFAGVNWKSNLSYFLSYKDADYSNWTWVNGIAFQAFKKVGVGFELGLRSNKQEAIANEVADNPLQTYYVLGVTYSL encoded by the coding sequence ATGTACAGATCACTATTGACTTTTACCCTTCTAGTTTTCTTTTTCTTTTCCGCCGGCGCTCAAACTGAGCAGGAACTGAAAGACATGAAAGCGCAAAAGAAAACCGAGCTTGGAGCATTGGAAGCGCAAGTAGCGGCTATACAAGGAGAAATAGCCGGCATTGACAAACAATTGCTCGTCTTTCCGAGATGGGAAACCGGTGCGTTCGGCCTTATCGGAGCGAATTTAAGCGGTTTCAACGATTGGCTGTCAAGGAATGATCCCAATATCTCAACGGTCGGTTTAAGCTTTAGCGCCAATGGTTTTGCGAACTACTTTACGCCCAAGACTTTTTGGAGAAACGGCGGGAATCTGGCTATTGGCTTCTCTAAACTCAAGGAGACGGACCGAGATGGAAACGTTGTGGCAGAGACGGAATTGAAATCCCCTGATGTCATCAACTTCTCTTCTCTTTTTGGGTATAAACTGTCTGAAAAAATGGCCATTTCAGTACTGGGAGAATACAGGAGTACGATTTTGGAAAATTTCAACAATCCGGGATATCTTGACCTTGGGACAGGCATAACCTGGACACCACTGGAAAACCTGATCGTGGTGGCCCATCCGCTAAACTATAACTTTGTTTTTTCTGACAAGGGAAGCTCCTACGAGTCCTCCCTGGGGGCAAAAATAATGGTGGATTACACCAAAGAGGTATTTGCAGGGGTAAATTGGAAATCCAATTTATCTTATTTCCTGAGCTATAAGGACGCTGACTATTCCAACTGGACCTGGGTGAATGGCATCGCTTTTCAAGCCTTTAAAAAGGTGGGCGTAGGCTTTGAGTTGGGCCTTAGAAGCAACAAGCAGGAGGCTATCGCCAATGAAGTTGCGGACAATCCTCTGCAGACTTATTATGTGCTGGGTGTAACCTATAGTTTGTAA
- a CDS encoding glycoside hydrolase family 25 protein, whose translation MRHFLTISILALALTACEHQTVRLQQYEVHGIDISHYQSTINWDSVMGGDELHFAFVKATEGISMTDTLFCRNWEEMKRVGLYRGAYHFFRPTLPAEWQADNFLDAVEMEYGDLPPVLDVEVLDGASKVQLITGVRTWLYLVEIRYNTKPILYTNLKFYNKYLAGQFDDYPIWIARYNSREPSLACGRDWQFWQYGNRGRLSGINGHVDFNVFNGSLKELESLCFSPPVILSHAFVKGP comes from the coding sequence ATGCGGCACTTCCTCACCATATCAATCCTGGCCCTGGCCTTAACGGCCTGCGAGCATCAGACTGTGCGGCTGCAGCAGTATGAAGTCCACGGTATTGACATATCTCATTATCAATCCACGATCAACTGGGACTCGGTAATGGGGGGGGACGAGCTTCATTTTGCTTTTGTGAAGGCCACCGAAGGCATCAGCATGACCGACACCCTCTTTTGCCGCAACTGGGAAGAAATGAAGCGGGTGGGCCTCTACCGGGGCGCCTACCACTTTTTTCGCCCGACGCTTCCCGCTGAATGGCAGGCCGACAACTTTCTGGATGCGGTCGAGATGGAATACGGGGACCTTCCCCCCGTGCTGGATGTCGAGGTGCTGGACGGCGCCTCCAAAGTCCAGCTCATCACCGGCGTGCGCACCTGGCTTTATCTGGTGGAAATCCGGTACAATACCAAACCCATCCTGTATACGAACCTTAAATTCTACAACAAATACCTGGCCGGGCAATTTGACGATTATCCCATCTGGATTGCCCGCTACAACTCCCGCGAACCCAGCCTGGCCTGTGGGCGCGACTGGCAGTTCTGGCAATACGGCAACCGGGGCCGGCTCAGCGGCATTAACGGCCATGTGGATTTCAATGTTTTCAATGGCAGCCTGAAAGAGCTGGAAAGCCTGTGTTTTTCTCCTCCGGTCATTTTGAGCCATGCTTTCGTTAAGGGGCCGTAG
- a CDS encoding aspartate aminotransferase family protein, whose product MINLRQLFLQHIAQTSPSPLLLEIERAEGMYLYSPEGKPYLDLIAGIGVSGLGHRHPAVVEAVKAQLDKYLHTLVYGEFVLAPQVRLAERLAQALPDPLDSAYFVNSGTEATEGAMKLAKRYTGRYEIVACKKAYHGSTQGAASLMWPKDFTQAYHPLLPGIRHIEYNCEWCLQQITERTAAVVMETVQGEWGIRPPLEGYLQKVRKRCDEVGALLILDEIQAGYGRTGHLFAFEQYGIVPDILLLAKGMGGGMPIGAFIASQAVMSALSDNPILGHITTFGGHPVSCAAALATLNILIESDLIGQVKAKEQLFLELLQHPAIVEVRSAGLWVAVELEGFEAVQSVIRHCLEKGLITDWFLFNSNSLRIAPPLIITEEQIRWACGVILEGIEMTAGSLPC is encoded by the coding sequence ATGATCAACTTGCGCCAACTTTTTTTGCAGCATATCGCCCAGACCAGCCCCTCTCCCCTCCTGCTGGAGATCGAACGGGCCGAAGGCATGTACCTCTACAGCCCGGAAGGCAAGCCCTACCTCGACCTCATCGCCGGCATCGGCGTCAGCGGATTGGGGCACCGGCATCCGGCGGTGGTGGAAGCGGTAAAGGCGCAGCTCGACAAATACCTGCACACCCTGGTCTACGGCGAGTTTGTTCTAGCTCCGCAGGTGCGGTTGGCCGAACGCCTGGCCCAGGCGCTGCCCGACCCGCTGGACAGCGCCTACTTTGTCAACTCCGGCACGGAAGCTACCGAGGGCGCCATGAAACTGGCCAAGCGCTATACCGGCCGGTACGAGATCGTGGCTTGCAAAAAAGCCTATCACGGCAGCACCCAGGGCGCCGCCAGCCTGATGTGGCCCAAAGACTTCACCCAGGCCTACCACCCTCTCCTGCCCGGCATCCGCCACATCGAATACAACTGCGAATGGTGCCTGCAACAGATCACTGAACGGACAGCCGCCGTTGTCATGGAAACGGTGCAGGGCGAATGGGGTATTCGCCCGCCCTTGGAAGGCTATCTGCAAAAAGTGCGAAAGCGTTGCGACGAGGTAGGCGCCCTGCTCATCCTCGACGAGATTCAGGCCGGCTACGGCCGCACCGGACACCTTTTCGCCTTTGAACAGTACGGCATTGTGCCCGACATCCTGCTGCTGGCCAAGGGCATGGGCGGCGGCATGCCCATCGGGGCCTTCATCGCCTCCCAGGCGGTCATGAGCGCCCTGTCCGACAATCCCATCCTGGGGCACATCACGACCTTCGGCGGCCACCCGGTAAGCTGCGCCGCCGCCCTGGCCACGCTAAACATTTTGATAGAAAGCGATCTTATCGGGCAAGTGAAGGCCAAGGAGCAACTGTTTCTGGAATTGCTGCAACACCCCGCCATAGTAGAAGTGCGCAGCGCCGGCTTGTGGGTGGCGGTAGAGCTGGAGGGCTTTGAGGCAGTGCAGTCGGTCATCCGCCATTGCCTGGAGAAAGGGTTGATCACCGACTGGTTTCTCTTCAACAGCAACTCGCTGCGCATCGCTCCGCCCCTGATCATTACGGAGGAGCAGATCCGGTGGGCGTGTGGGGTGATTTTGGAGGGGATTGAAATGACGGCAGGAAGTTTACCCTGCTGA
- a CDS encoding IS110 family transposase: MDTLPKTFIGIDVSKDDLVTAFPLAPEQWEVDKFDNNDAGIAALLQKVKELPKPHVVLEATGNYSMKVVFALCENQVPVSVLNPKQSNGFIKGVLLSTTKTDAKDACALALYGQFNKPKSYRIPSDKMLEITQLRVYLKQLKKQQVVISNQLHALEFHVKPLPYVQESLRESLALCKRQIQDTEKGLLSISEDCFDQAYALATSVVGVGPAIAQSLLVATNGFREFDNPKQLAKFVGVCSTQCESGSSIKKRGSISKTGDPNLRALLYMGARSAKRFNQPCKLLYERLRSKGKCHKVAMLAVCNKMLRQMFAVVKSGVKFDNEYHLKNEKAA, encoded by the coding sequence ATGGACACGTTGCCCAAAACTTTCATTGGTATAGATGTCAGCAAAGACGACCTGGTGACAGCTTTTCCGCTTGCCCCCGAGCAGTGGGAAGTCGATAAATTCGACAACAATGATGCCGGGATCGCAGCCCTGCTACAGAAGGTTAAAGAGCTTCCCAAGCCTCATGTCGTGCTCGAAGCCACCGGCAATTACTCCATGAAAGTTGTCTTTGCGCTGTGCGAAAACCAGGTTCCTGTTTCTGTTTTAAATCCTAAACAGAGCAACGGTTTCATTAAGGGCGTACTGCTATCCACGACCAAAACTGACGCCAAAGATGCCTGCGCACTGGCGTTGTACGGGCAGTTCAATAAGCCCAAATCCTATCGTATACCAAGCGACAAGATGCTGGAAATCACCCAATTGAGGGTGTATTTGAAGCAGCTCAAAAAACAGCAGGTAGTTATTTCCAACCAGTTGCACGCCCTCGAGTTCCACGTCAAGCCCCTGCCTTATGTCCAGGAGTCTCTGAGGGAAAGTTTAGCGTTGTGCAAGCGGCAAATCCAGGATACTGAAAAGGGCCTCCTGAGCATTTCGGAGGATTGTTTTGACCAGGCCTACGCTCTGGCCACCTCCGTAGTTGGCGTCGGCCCGGCCATCGCCCAGAGCCTGTTGGTGGCTACCAACGGCTTCCGGGAATTTGACAACCCCAAGCAGCTGGCCAAGTTTGTCGGCGTGTGTTCCACCCAGTGCGAGTCCGGCTCCAGCATTAAAAAACGAGGCAGCATTTCCAAGACGGGAGACCCCAATTTGAGGGCCTTGCTCTACATGGGCGCCCGGTCAGCCAAGCGCTTCAACCAGCCCTGCAAACTGCTGTATGAGCGCCTCAGAAGCAAAGGGAAATGCCACAAAGTGGCCATGCTAGCAGTGTGCAATAAGATGCTCCGGCAGATGTTTGCGGTGGTCAAATCAGGGGTGAAATTCGATAATGAGTACCATCTTAAAAATGAAAAAGCGGCGTAA
- a CDS encoding AAA family ATPase — translation MRPWPGRRIRWWDGRLGLVEFTQKEDLGLGFMENKIFEAGLQEQFSPLELMKEYRDIILKYDCETESDYRHVARTGRGFRLGKIQRVQIWDIVQTYEAELHGLGYKHLGCFYNELVHYLRSHPDKVPFRHIVADEIQDLGLVKLRMLRALAPAARNDLFLTGDPLQKIYPGDTNFSKARIEVRGRRSRKLKINHRTTEQIRRYALQPILQLDFEDFDGEMARKDGYISLRSGTIPNYELFSSVEEEMDWVLESVRYYTVSRRSLRPLQNP, via the coding sequence ATGAGGCCATGGCCTGGGCGGAGAATAAGGTGGTGGGACGGCCGCCTGGGGCTGGTGGAGTTCACTCAAAAGGAAGACCTCGGCCTGGGCTTTATGGAAAACAAGATCTTCGAAGCCGGCCTACAGGAGCAGTTCAGCCCCCTGGAGCTGATGAAAGAATACAGGGATATCATCCTGAAGTACGACTGCGAGACGGAAAGCGATTACCGCCACGTGGCCCGCACCGGTCGGGGCTTTCGGCTGGGGAAAATACAAAGGGTTCAGATCTGGGACATCGTGCAGACCTATGAAGCCGAGCTGCACGGGCTGGGCTACAAACACCTCGGGTGTTTTTACAACGAACTGGTGCACTACCTGCGGAGCCATCCGGACAAAGTTCCTTTCCGCCACATCGTCGCCGACGAGATACAGGACCTCGGCCTGGTCAAGCTGCGCATGCTGCGTGCCCTGGCACCCGCCGCCCGCAACGACCTCTTCCTGACGGGCGACCCTCTCCAGAAGATTTACCCCGGAGATACCAATTTCAGCAAGGCCCGCATCGAGGTGCGCGGCCGACGCAGCCGAAAGCTGAAGATCAACCACCGCACCACCGAACAGATCCGCCGCTACGCCCTGCAGCCCATCCTCCAGCTGGACTTCGAAGATTTCGACGGCGAGATGGCCCGCAAGGACGGTTACATCTCCCTGCGCTCCGGCACAATACCGAATTATGAGCTGTTCAGCTCGGTCGAAGAAGAGATGGATTGGGTGCTGGAAAGTGTCC